In Nerophis ophidion isolate RoL-2023_Sa linkage group LG03, RoL_Noph_v1.0, whole genome shotgun sequence, the following are encoded in one genomic region:
- the id3 gene encoding DNA-binding protein inhibitor ID-3: MKAISPVRSARSCYKAVCCISEHSVAISRNKHACVDEPSGALCDMNDCYSRLKALVPSIPQNQTVSQVEILQHVIDYIFDLQIALEAEEPQMLLAIKTADLTRTFSKDEGRLCH; this comes from the exons ATGAAGGCAATTAGTCCCGTCCGCTCGGCGAGGAGCTGCTACAAGGCCGTGTGCTGTATCTCGGAGCACAGCGTGGCCATTAGCCGGAATAAGCACGCCTGTGTGGACGAGCCTTCCGGGGCCCTGTGCGACATGAACGACTGCTACTCCCGCCTGAAGGCGCTCGTTCCCAGCATCCCTCAGAACCAGACGGTGAGCCAGGTGGAGATCCTGCAGCACGTCATCGACTACATCTTCGATCTACAAATCGCCCTGGAGGCGGAAGAACCACAGATGCTTTTGGCCATAAAG ACTGCTGACCTGACCAGAACTTTCTCCAAAGACGAGGGACGTTTGTGCCATTAA